A single region of the Streptomyces sp. NBC_01803 genome encodes:
- a CDS encoding ribonuclease HII — protein sequence MPYEPPTHRVERSLRATTGARLVAGVDEVGRGAWAGPVTVCAAVTGLRRPPEGLTDSKLLTPPRRTALAEVLTGWVTSYALGHASPGEIDSLGMTAALRLAAVRALGGLPEWPDAVILDGKHDYLGAPWRVRTVIKGDQSCVAVAAASVIAKVRRDAMLVELAPEHPEFAFDSNVGYPSPTHRAALEELGPTPHHRRSWAYLDALPRWRHLKLPSHRDALATESLESAGQLGMF from the coding sequence ATGCCGTACGAGCCTCCCACCCACCGAGTCGAGCGGTCGCTGCGCGCCACCACCGGAGCGCGGCTGGTCGCGGGCGTCGACGAGGTCGGGCGCGGAGCCTGGGCCGGTCCGGTCACCGTCTGCGCCGCTGTCACCGGACTGCGCCGCCCGCCCGAGGGACTCACCGATTCCAAGCTGCTGACGCCGCCGCGCCGGACCGCCCTGGCCGAGGTGCTCACCGGCTGGGTGACCTCCTACGCGCTCGGCCACGCCTCACCGGGGGAGATCGACAGCCTCGGCATGACAGCCGCGCTGCGTCTGGCGGCCGTCCGCGCCCTGGGGGGACTGCCGGAGTGGCCGGACGCCGTGATCCTGGACGGGAAGCACGATTATCTGGGCGCGCCCTGGCGGGTGCGGACGGTCATCAAGGGGGACCAGTCCTGCGTCGCGGTGGCCGCCGCCTCCGTCATCGCCAAGGTGCGGCGCGACGCGATGCTCGTGGAACTGGCCCCGGAGCACCCCGAGTTCGCCTTCGACAGCAACGTCGGCTATCCTTCGCCCACGCACCGCGCCGCGCTGGAGGAGCTGGGCCCGACCCCGCACCACCGCAGGTCGTGGGCCTACCTCGACGCGCTGCCCCGCTGGCGCCATCTCAAGCTCCCCTCTCATCGCGACGCCCTGGCCACCGAATCGCTGGAGAGCGCCGGTCAACTCGGCATGTTCTG
- a CDS encoding histidine phosphatase family protein gives MAQPRRIVLLRHGESQGNYDDSVYEHLPDHALALTEKGRRQAEAAGERLRAVFGQERVSAYVSPYRRTHETFRALGLDPARVRVREEPRLREQDWGNWQDREDVLRQKRSRDAYGHFFYRFAQGESGADVYDRVGAFLESLWRSFEEPDHPPNVLLVTHGLTMRLFCMRWLHWSVAEFESLSNPGNGETRELLLGRDGRYHLDRPFEHWHTPKRPFDGWCT, from the coding sequence ATGGCACAGCCCCGGCGTATCGTCCTCCTGCGGCACGGAGAGTCACAGGGGAACTACGACGACTCCGTCTACGAGCACCTTCCCGACCACGCGCTGGCGTTGACGGAGAAGGGCCGACGGCAGGCCGAGGCCGCCGGGGAGCGGCTGCGCGCGGTCTTCGGCCAGGAGCGGGTGTCCGCCTACGTCTCGCCGTACCGGCGCACCCACGAGACTTTCCGCGCCCTCGGACTCGATCCGGCCAGGGTACGGGTGCGCGAGGAGCCGCGGTTGCGCGAGCAGGACTGGGGGAACTGGCAGGACCGCGAGGACGTGCTCCGCCAGAAGCGGTCCCGCGACGCCTATGGGCACTTCTTCTACCGTTTCGCCCAAGGGGAGTCGGGAGCCGATGTCTACGACCGGGTCGGGGCCTTCCTGGAGAGCCTGTGGCGCAGCTTCGAGGAGCCGGACCACCCGCCGAACGTGCTGCTGGTGACGCACGGGCTGACGATGCGCCTGTTCTGCATGCGCTGGCTGCACTGGTCCGTCGCCGAGTTCGAGTCGCTGTCCAACCCGGGCAACGGGGAGACCCGGGAGCTGCTGCTCGGCCGTGACGGCAGGTACCACCTCGACCGGCCCTTCGAGCACTGGCACACCCCCAAGCGGCCCTTCGACGGCTGGTGCACATAG
- a CDS encoding YdbC family protein has translation MLVKWMRCTVVDRVGFERGQRKWAGLLGEPGFRSQGGGWSRTRPGVVHLFGFWESRAFYDSFMARSHDRLAAAQSGTFQDMRVRLFQYRFDVKMGFEPRFTDANLLRVAHCRVHKERAEHFALMQEKVWNPAMAGSPGMLRGVFAEAEPDCEFLVLSMWDSAAERAKYRTERVERLALRAQTGADVATIAGDVIDMERAWTV, from the coding sequence GTGCTGGTCAAGTGGATGCGGTGCACCGTCGTCGACCGAGTCGGCTTCGAGCGCGGGCAGCGGAAGTGGGCGGGACTGCTCGGCGAGCCCGGATTCCGGTCCCAGGGTGGCGGCTGGAGCCGGACCCGGCCGGGCGTCGTACATCTCTTCGGCTTCTGGGAGAGCCGCGCGTTCTACGACTCCTTCATGGCCCGCTCCCACGACCGGCTCGCGGCGGCCCAGAGCGGCACGTTCCAGGACATGCGGGTGCGGCTCTTCCAGTACCGCTTCGACGTCAAGATGGGCTTCGAACCGCGCTTCACCGACGCGAACCTGCTGCGGGTCGCGCACTGCCGCGTCCACAAGGAGCGCGCCGAGCACTTCGCGCTGATGCAGGAGAAGGTGTGGAACCCGGCGATGGCCGGATCGCCCGGGATGCTGCGCGGGGTCTTCGCCGAGGCGGAGCCGGACTGCGAGTTCCTGGTGCTGTCGATGTGGGACTCGGCCGCTGAGCGCGCCAAGTACCGCACCGAGCGGGTGGAACGGCTCGCGCTGCGCGCGCAGACCGGGGCCGACGTCGCCACCATCGCCGGCGACGTGATCGACATGGAACGGGCCTGGACGGTATGA
- a CDS encoding SDR family oxidoreductase: MPPAVPRAVGGTGLSGPPMVRLRVPAGSARMEAAEGDDHDHGAIMHSVILVTGGTGTLGREVVRRLLEDEHEVRVLSRRGRAEGERLPVEWVRGDLRTGGGLGPALSGTDAVVHCATANGSGDVAMTRRLAEAARAAGAPHLVYISIVGADRVPGFPYYRAKLECERIVAESGLPWTVLRTTQFHGLITRLVAAQRRLPVVLTLGGGVRLQPVAEREAGERLAELAVGEPAGRVADLAGPEIRTARDLTRAAARAAGTRRSVVPLRLPGKAFRAVREGALLAPDRAVGRIAFDDFRSAR, encoded by the coding sequence GTGCCACCCGCCGTGCCGCGCGCGGTGGGTGGCACCGGCCTGTCCGGCCCGCCCATGGTGCGGCTGCGCGTTCCGGCCGGCTCCGCGAGGATGGAGGCGGCGGAAGGCGATGACCATGACCATGGGGCGATCATGCACAGCGTGATCCTGGTGACCGGCGGTACGGGGACACTCGGCCGCGAGGTCGTGCGCAGGCTGCTGGAGGACGAGCACGAAGTGCGCGTTCTCAGCCGCCGGGGGCGCGCGGAGGGGGAGCGGCTGCCGGTCGAGTGGGTGCGCGGTGATCTGAGGACCGGTGGCGGGCTCGGCCCGGCGCTGTCCGGCACCGACGCGGTCGTGCACTGCGCGACGGCGAACGGGTCGGGCGACGTGGCGATGACGCGGCGGCTGGCCGAGGCCGCGCGGGCCGCCGGGGCACCGCACCTGGTGTACATCTCGATCGTGGGCGCCGACCGGGTGCCCGGCTTCCCCTATTACCGGGCGAAGCTGGAGTGCGAGCGGATCGTCGCGGAATCCGGGCTGCCGTGGACGGTGCTGCGGACCACGCAGTTCCACGGCCTGATCACCCGGCTGGTGGCGGCGCAGCGCCGGCTGCCGGTGGTGCTGACGCTGGGCGGCGGGGTGCGGCTGCAGCCGGTGGCGGAGCGGGAGGCGGGCGAGCGGCTGGCGGAGCTGGCGGTCGGCGAGCCGGCCGGACGGGTCGCCGATCTGGCGGGGCCCGAAATCCGCACGGCGCGCGATCTCACGCGGGCGGCGGCGCGGGCGGCGGGGACGCGCCGTTCCGTGGTGCCGCTGCGGCTGCCGGGGAAGGCGTTCCGCGCGGTGCGGGAAGGAGCGCTGCTCGCGCCCGACCGCGCGGTGGGCCGGATCGCCTTCGACGACTTCCGGTCCGCCCGGTGA
- a CDS encoding vitamin B12-dependent ribonucleotide reductase, which produces MTETTSGPARGSRTKGGKGSKGLRIERIHTTPGVHPYDEVVWERRDVVMTNWRDGSINFEQRGVEFPDFWSVNAVNIVTSKYFRGAVGTPQRETGLKQLIDRVVKTYRRAGEDFGYFASPEDAETFEHELAYALLHQVFSFNSPVWFNVGTKQPQQVSACFILSVDDSMESILDWYKEEGMIFKGGSGAGLNLSRIRSSKELLSSGGNASGPVSFMRGADASAGTIKSGGATRRAAKMVVLDVDHPDVEAFIETKVKEEEKIRALRDAGFDMDLGGDDITSVQYQNANNSVRVTDEFMRSVEAGERFGLRGRTSGEIIEEVDARGLFRKMAEAAHVCADPGIQYDDTINHWHTSPETGRITASNPCSEYMHLDNSSCNLASLNLMKFLSDDGEGHQAFDAARFAKVVELVITAMDISICFADFPTQKIGETTRAFRQLGIGYANLGALLMATGHAYDSDGGRALAGAITSLMTGTSYRRSAELAAVVGAYDGYARNADAHNRVMRQHAEANDAARRMDDLDTPVWSAATEAWQDVLRLGKKNGFRNAQASVLAPTGTIGLMMDCDTTGIEPDLALVKFKKLVGGGSMQIVNNTVPKALKRLGYQPEQVEAIVAHIAEHGNVVDSPGLKPEHYEVFDCAMGERSIAPMGHVRMMAAAQPFLSGAISKTVNMPSTSTVDDVAEIYLQGWKLGVKALAVYVENSKVGQPLSAKKKDKEGERPTGSARAPEPEKVVEYRPVRKRLPKGRPGLTTSFTVGGAEGYMTANSYPDDGLGEVFLKMSKQGSTLAGMMDAFSIAVSVGLQYGVPLETYVSKFTNMRFEPAGMTDDQDVRMAQSIVDYIFRRLALDFLPFETRSALGIHTAGERQRHLETGSYESADEDMDVEGLSQSAPRQPQAGRSGGSAAAPAAAAEPEEERPAPKEAHSSTELLEIQLGLNADAPLCLSCGTKMRRAGSCYLCEGCGSTSGCS; this is translated from the coding sequence ATGACTGAGACGACGAGCGGCCCGGCACGAGGCTCCCGCACCAAGGGTGGCAAGGGAAGCAAGGGCCTGCGGATCGAGCGCATCCACACCACCCCCGGCGTGCACCCTTACGACGAGGTGGTCTGGGAGCGCCGTGACGTCGTCATGACCAACTGGCGCGACGGTTCGATCAACTTCGAACAGCGTGGCGTCGAGTTCCCCGACTTCTGGTCGGTGAACGCGGTCAACATCGTCACGAGCAAGTATTTCCGCGGGGCGGTCGGCACGCCGCAGCGCGAGACCGGCCTCAAGCAGCTCATCGACCGCGTGGTGAAGACCTACCGGCGGGCGGGCGAGGACTTCGGGTATTTCGCCTCCCCGGAGGACGCCGAGACCTTCGAGCACGAGCTGGCCTACGCGCTGCTGCACCAGGTCTTCAGCTTCAACTCGCCGGTGTGGTTCAACGTCGGTACCAAGCAGCCGCAGCAGGTCAGCGCCTGTTTCATCCTCTCCGTCGACGACTCCATGGAGTCGATCCTCGACTGGTACAAGGAAGAGGGGATGATCTTCAAGGGCGGCTCGGGCGCGGGGCTGAACCTGTCCCGTATCCGCTCCTCCAAGGAGCTGCTGTCCTCCGGGGGCAACGCCTCGGGTCCGGTCTCCTTCATGCGCGGCGCGGACGCCTCCGCCGGGACGATCAAATCGGGCGGCGCCACGCGCCGCGCGGCCAAGATGGTCGTGCTGGACGTGGACCACCCGGACGTGGAGGCCTTCATCGAGACCAAGGTGAAGGAGGAGGAGAAGATCCGCGCGCTGCGCGACGCGGGATTCGACATGGACCTGGGCGGCGACGACATCACGTCGGTGCAGTACCAGAACGCGAACAACTCGGTGCGAGTCACCGACGAGTTCATGCGGTCCGTCGAGGCCGGCGAGCGGTTCGGCCTGCGGGGGAGGACCAGCGGCGAGATCATCGAGGAGGTCGACGCCCGCGGTCTGTTCCGCAAGATGGCGGAGGCCGCCCACGTGTGCGCCGACCCCGGCATTCAGTATGACGACACGATCAACCACTGGCACACTTCGCCCGAGACCGGCCGGATCACCGCGTCCAACCCGTGCAGCGAGTACATGCACCTGGACAACTCCAGCTGCAACCTGGCCTCGCTGAACCTGATGAAATTCCTCTCCGACGACGGCGAGGGCCACCAGGCGTTCGACGCCGCGCGGTTCGCCAAGGTCGTGGAGCTGGTCATCACGGCCATGGACATCTCGATCTGCTTCGCGGACTTCCCGACCCAGAAGATCGGCGAGACCACGCGCGCCTTCCGCCAGCTCGGCATCGGCTACGCCAACCTCGGCGCGCTGCTGATGGCGACCGGCCACGCGTACGACTCGGACGGCGGCCGGGCCCTGGCGGGCGCGATCACCTCGCTGATGACCGGCACCTCCTACCGGCGCTCCGCCGAGCTGGCCGCGGTCGTCGGCGCGTACGACGGGTACGCCCGCAACGCGGACGCCCACAACCGCGTCATGCGGCAGCACGCCGAGGCCAACGACGCGGCCCGGCGGATGGACGACCTGGACACCCCGGTCTGGTCGGCGGCCACCGAGGCGTGGCAGGACGTTCTCCGCCTGGGCAAGAAGAACGGTTTCCGCAACGCGCAGGCGTCCGTGCTGGCCCCGACCGGCACGATCGGCCTGATGATGGACTGCGACACCACGGGCATCGAGCCCGACCTGGCGCTGGTGAAGTTCAAGAAGCTGGTCGGCGGCGGCTCGATGCAGATCGTGAACAACACCGTGCCCAAGGCCCTCAAGCGCCTGGGGTACCAGCCGGAGCAGGTGGAGGCGATCGTCGCGCACATCGCCGAGCACGGCAACGTCGTCGACTCCCCCGGTCTGAAGCCCGAGCACTACGAGGTCTTCGACTGCGCCATGGGGGAGCGGTCGATCGCGCCCATGGGGCACGTGCGGATGATGGCCGCCGCCCAGCCGTTCCTCAGTGGCGCCATCTCCAAGACGGTCAACATGCCGAGCACCAGCACGGTGGACGACGTGGCCGAGATCTACCTCCAGGGGTGGAAGCTCGGCGTCAAGGCCCTCGCGGTGTATGTGGAGAACAGCAAAGTCGGTCAGCCGCTGTCCGCCAAGAAGAAGGACAAGGAGGGCGAGCGGCCGACGGGGTCGGCCCGGGCTCCCGAGCCGGAGAAGGTCGTGGAGTACCGCCCGGTGCGCAAGCGGCTGCCGAAGGGCCGGCCCGGGCTCACCACCTCGTTCACGGTGGGCGGCGCCGAGGGGTACATGACGGCGAACTCCTACCCGGACGACGGGCTGGGCGAGGTCTTCCTGAAGATGTCCAAGCAGGGCTCGACCCTGGCGGGCATGATGGACGCCTTCTCGATCGCCGTCTCGGTGGGCCTCCAGTACGGCGTGCCCCTGGAGACGTACGTCTCGAAGTTCACCAACATGCGCTTCGAGCCGGCCGGTATGACCGACGACCAGGACGTCCGGATGGCCCAGTCCATCGTGGACTACATCTTCCGCCGGCTGGCGCTGGACTTCCTGCCCTTCGAGACCAGGTCGGCCCTGGGAATCCACACGGCGGGCGAGCGGCAGCGCCACCTGGAGACCGGCTCGTACGAGTCGGCCGACGAAGACATGGACGTCGAGGGGCTCTCCCAATCCGCGCCCCGCCAGCCGCAGGCCGGCCGGTCCGGCGGCTCGGCGGCGGCGCCCGCCGCGGCGGCGGAGCCGGAGGAGGAGCGGCCCGCGCCGAAGGAGGCGCACAGCTCCACCGAGCTGCTGGAGATCCAGCTCGGCCTGAACGCGGACGCGCCGCTGTGCCTGTCCTGCGGGACGAAGATGCGCCGCGCCGGTAGCTGCTACCTCTGCGAGGGCTGCGGCTCCACGAGCGGCTGCAGCTAG
- the nrdR gene encoding transcriptional regulator NrdR, whose protein sequence is MHCPFCRHPDSRVVDSRTADDGTMIRRRRQCPSCSRRFTTVETASLMVIKRSGVTEPFSRDKVIVGVRKACQGRPVTEDALAQLGQRVEEAVRATGSAELSTHDVGLAILGPLRELDLVAYLRFASVYRAFDSLEDFEAAIAELREGFPAADDRPDSAPARTGADKS, encoded by the coding sequence ATGCACTGCCCCTTCTGCCGACACCCCGACAGCCGCGTCGTCGACAGCCGCACCGCCGACGATGGCACCATGATCCGCCGTCGCCGCCAGTGTCCGAGCTGCTCCCGGCGGTTCACCACGGTGGAGACCGCCTCGCTGATGGTGATCAAGCGCAGCGGCGTCACCGAGCCGTTCAGCCGGGACAAGGTGATCGTCGGCGTCCGCAAGGCGTGTCAGGGCCGTCCCGTCACCGAGGACGCCCTCGCCCAGCTCGGCCAGCGGGTCGAGGAGGCGGTGCGCGCGACCGGCAGCGCCGAGCTGTCCACGCACGACGTCGGCCTCGCCATACTCGGGCCGCTCCGCGAGCTGGACCTGGTGGCCTACCTGCGCTTCGCGTCCGTCTATCGGGCCTTCGACTCGCTCGAGGACTTCGAGGCCGCCATCGCCGAGCTGCGCGAGGGCTTCCCCGCCGCTGACGACCGGCCGGACTCCGCGCCCGCGCGGACCGGGGCCGACAAGAGCTGA
- the lexA gene encoding transcriptional repressor LexA: protein MTTAADDAITAAERRQDRLGTPGAAPARSLPGRPPGIRADSSGLTDRQRRVIEVIRDSVQRRGYPPSMREIGQAVGLSSTSSVAHQLMALERKGFLRRDPHRPRAYEVRGADTPTPQAADTAGKPAASYVPLVGRIAAGGPILAEESVEDVFPLPRQLVGDGELFVLKVVGDSMIEAAICDGDWVTVRRQPVAENGDIVAAMLDGEATVKRFKREDGHVWLLPHNAAYQPIPGDEATILGKVVAVMRRV from the coding sequence ATGACCACCGCAGCAGACGACGCCATCACCGCCGCTGAGCGCCGCCAAGACCGGCTGGGCACGCCGGGAGCCGCGCCCGCCCGCTCGCTGCCGGGGCGCCCACCGGGGATCAGGGCCGACAGCTCGGGCCTCACCGACCGCCAGCGCCGGGTCATCGAGGTCATCCGGGACTCCGTGCAGCGCCGCGGCTACCCGCCGTCGATGCGGGAGATCGGCCAGGCCGTCGGCCTGTCCAGCACCTCGTCCGTGGCCCATCAGCTCATGGCCCTGGAGCGCAAGGGATTCCTGCGTCGCGACCCGCACCGCCCCCGCGCGTACGAGGTGCGCGGTGCCGACACGCCGACGCCCCAGGCCGCGGACACGGCCGGCAAGCCCGCCGCCTCGTATGTGCCGCTGGTCGGCCGGATCGCGGCCGGTGGCCCGATCCTCGCCGAAGAGTCGGTCGAGGACGTCTTCCCCCTCCCCAGGCAGCTCGTCGGCGACGGCGAGCTCTTCGTGCTGAAGGTCGTCGGAGACTCGATGATCGAGGCTGCTATCTGCGACGGCGACTGGGTGACGGTCCGCCGCCAGCCCGTTGCGGAGAACGGCGACATCGTGGCCGCCATGCTGGACGGCGAGGCGACCGTGAAGCGCTTCAAGCGCGAGGACGGCCATGTCTGGCTCCTCCCGCACAACGCGGCATACCAGCCGATCCCCGGCGACGAGGCCACGATCCTCGGCAAGGTCGTCGCCGTCATGCGCCGGGTCTGA
- a CDS encoding ATP-dependent DNA helicase: MTVTSGEPSAPTESPVSEEPTGLALTDLLHAAVAAVGGAERPGQVAMAQAVAEAIEDDTHLLVQAGTGTGKSLGYLVPAVAGGDRVVVATATLALQRQLIERDLPRTVEALHPLLRRRPEFATLKGRSNYVCLHRLREGVPQEDEEGLFDPFEAAQAAQQAVGGPSSRLGKDLLRLRDWADETQTGDRDDLTPGVSDRAWSQVSVSSRECLGASKCAYGAECFAEAARERAKLAEVIVTNHALLAIDAIEGAPVLPGHDVLIVDEAHELVSRVTGVATGELTPGSVSRAVRRAARLIDEKIADQLQTAAETFERLMELALPGRLEKIPDDLGYALMALRDAARAVITALGNTRDASLADEDVVRKQALASIETIQDVAERITQGSEYDVVWFERHDRYGASLRVAPLSVSGLLREKLFAERSVVLTSATLKLGGDFNGVGASLGLAPEGEHGEDFPEWKGLDVGSPFDYRKQGILYVAQHLSPPGREGSRADMLDELAELVEAAGGRTLGLFSSMRGAQAAAEELRGRLDLPILLQGEETLGELIRTFAEDTRTCLFGTLSLWQGVDVPGPSCQLVVMDRIPFPRPDDPLVSARQKAVEEAGGNGFMAVAATHAALLMAQGAGRLVRATGDRGVVAVLDPRLAKARYGAFLRASMPGFWYTTDRNQARRSLAAIDAAARATAS; encoded by the coding sequence ATGACTGTCACATCCGGGGAGCCCTCCGCGCCCACCGAGTCACCCGTGTCCGAGGAGCCCACCGGGCTCGCCCTCACGGATCTGCTGCACGCCGCGGTCGCCGCCGTGGGCGGGGCCGAGCGGCCGGGGCAGGTCGCCATGGCCCAGGCCGTGGCCGAGGCCATCGAGGACGACACGCATCTGCTGGTCCAGGCGGGCACCGGGACCGGTAAGTCGCTGGGCTATCTGGTGCCGGCTGTCGCGGGCGGCGACCGCGTCGTCGTCGCCACCGCGACGCTGGCGCTGCAGCGGCAGCTCATCGAGCGGGATCTGCCGCGCACGGTCGAGGCGTTGCACCCGCTGCTGCGCCGTCGCCCGGAGTTCGCCACGCTCAAGGGCCGGTCGAACTATGTGTGTCTGCACCGCTTGCGTGAGGGCGTGCCGCAGGAGGACGAGGAGGGCCTCTTCGACCCCTTCGAGGCCGCCCAGGCGGCTCAGCAGGCGGTCGGAGGGCCGAGCAGCAGGCTGGGCAAGGACCTGCTGCGGCTGCGGGACTGGGCCGATGAGACCCAGACAGGGGACCGGGACGACCTGACGCCCGGTGTCTCGGACCGCGCCTGGTCGCAGGTGTCGGTCTCGTCGCGGGAGTGCCTGGGCGCGAGCAAGTGCGCGTACGGGGCCGAGTGCTTCGCCGAGGCGGCCAGGGAGCGGGCGAAGCTGGCCGAGGTCATCGTCACCAACCACGCGCTGCTGGCCATCGACGCCATCGAGGGCGCCCCCGTGCTCCCGGGCCACGACGTGCTGATCGTCGACGAGGCGCATGAGCTGGTGTCCCGGGTCACCGGCGTCGCCACCGGCGAGCTGACCCCGGGCTCGGTCAGCCGGGCGGTGCGGCGCGCCGCCCGGCTCATCGACGAGAAGATCGCGGACCAGTTGCAGACGGCGGCGGAGACGTTCGAGCGCCTGATGGAGCTGGCCCTCCCCGGACGGCTGGAGAAGATCCCCGACGACCTGGGGTACGCGCTGATGGCGCTGCGGGACGCGGCCCGCGCGGTGATCACCGCCCTGGGGAACACGCGGGACGCCTCGCTCGCGGACGAGGACGTGGTGCGCAAGCAGGCACTGGCCTCGATCGAGACGATCCAGGACGTCGCGGAGCGGATCACGCAGGGCTCCGAGTACGACGTGGTCTGGTTCGAGCGGCACGACCGGTATGGCGCCTCGCTGCGGGTGGCCCCGCTGTCCGTCTCCGGGCTGCTGCGGGAGAAGCTCTTCGCGGAGCGCTCGGTCGTGCTCACCTCGGCGACGCTCAAGCTCGGCGGCGACTTCAACGGCGTGGGCGCCTCGCTCGGGCTGGCCCCGGAGGGGGAGCACGGCGAGGACTTCCCGGAGTGGAAGGGCCTGGACGTGGGGTCCCCGTTCGACTATCGCAAGCAGGGCATCCTCTATGTCGCGCAGCATCTGTCGCCGCCCGGCCGGGAGGGCAGCCGCGCCGACATGCTGGACGAGCTGGCCGAGCTGGTGGAGGCAGCGGGCGGGCGGACACTCGGGCTGTTCTCCTCGATGCGGGGCGCGCAGGCGGCGGCCGAGGAGCTCCGCGGTCGGCTCGACCTGCCGATCCTGCTCCAGGGGGAGGAGACCCTGGGCGAGCTGATCCGGACCTTCGCCGAGGACACGCGGACCTGTCTGTTCGGCACGCTCTCGCTCTGGCAGGGGGTGGATGTGCCTGGGCCGAGCTGTCAGCTCGTGGTGATGGACCGCATCCCGTTCCCGCGCCCTGACGATCCGCTGGTCAGCGCCCGGCAGAAGGCGGTGGAGGAAGCGGGGGGGAATGGATTCATGGCGGTGGCGGCCACGCATGCCGCGCTGCTGATGGCCCAGGGAGCGGGGCGGCTGGTCCGTGCCACGGGCGACCGGGGCGTGGTGGCCGTGCTGGATCCCCGGCTGGCCAAGGCGCGCTACGGAGCGTTCCTCCGCGCCTCGATGCCCGGCTTCTGGTACACGACCGATCGCAATCAGGCGCGCCGGTCGCTCGCGGCGATCGACGCGGCAGCGCGGGCGACCGCGTCGTGA
- a CDS encoding GNAT family N-acetyltransferase, whose product MPAPDTDDGEDTADLHLPPDLTGAPAGYGSERPADRPDLLDNVGDWGPVATPVGVFQLVPVDLARDLSLVTTWMNDPVVDASWRLAGPAEGTAAHLRRQLDGDGRSRPCLGVLEGLPMSYWEIYRADLDPLARYYPSRLHDTGVHLLIGSAEDRGRGLGSALLRGVVGLVLRHRPRCARVVAEPDVRNAASLAAFRAAGFRRTADADLPGKRAALMVADR is encoded by the coding sequence GTGCCCGCCCCCGACACCGACGACGGCGAGGACACCGCCGACCTCCACCTGCCGCCGGACCTCACCGGCGCGCCCGCGGGCTACGGCAGCGAGCGGCCGGCCGACCGGCCCGACCTGCTGGACAACGTGGGCGACTGGGGCCCCGTCGCCACGCCGGTCGGCGTCTTCCAGCTCGTTCCCGTCGACCTCGCCCGTGACCTTTCGCTCGTCACCACCTGGATGAACGACCCGGTGGTGGACGCCTCGTGGCGGCTGGCCGGCCCCGCCGAGGGCACGGCCGCGCACCTGCGGCGGCAGCTCGACGGCGACGGCCGCAGCCGGCCCTGCCTGGGCGTTCTGGAGGGCCTGCCGATGAGCTACTGGGAGATTTACCGCGCCGATCTCGACCCGCTCGCCCGCTACTACCCCTCCCGGCTCCACGACACCGGCGTCCATCTCCTCATCGGCAGCGCCGAGGACCGCGGCCGGGGCCTCGGCAGCGCGCTGCTGCGCGGCGTCGTCGGCCTCGTGCTGCGCCACCGGCCGCGCTGCGCCCGCGTCGTGGCCGAGCCGGACGTGCGTAACGCCGCCTCGCTGGCGGCCTTCCGCGCGGCGGGCTTCCGCAGGACGGCCGACGCCGACCTGCCCGGCAAACGGGCCGCGCTCATGGTGGCGGACCGCTGA